Part of the Pyxidicoccus trucidator genome is shown below.
CCATCCCAGGTTTTGGTAGTCGCGGCTCAGCGCTTCCGGCCGAGCAGCTTGCGAATCTCCTTCATCGACGCGTCCGTCACCGCCTCGATGCCCTGCTCGCCGTCGACGTGGACGATGCGCTCGCGCTTCGCGCGCAGCTTGATGGCGGCCACGTACTGCTTCGCAATCCGCCGCTGTGCCTCGTCCGCCTCGAACAGCTCCGGCGCACCACCGCGGGCCGCGCGCCGACGAGCCGCCACCTCGGGCGCCACGCCGACGAAGAGCGTCAGGTCCGGCGACACCGCGCACGCATTCACCGCGTCCACCCACTCCATGGGCAGCGACGCCCCCTGGTACGCGAGCGACGACAGCACATAGCGGTCACACAGGACGACCTTGCCCTCGGCCAGCGCCGGCAGCACGCGCGCCGAGAGGTGGTCCGTCCGGTCCGCCGCGAACAGCAGCGCCAGCGTCTCCGGAGACAGCGGCCCCGCGCCACCGGGCATGCCCAGCCGCCCCGTGAGGGCCTGACGAATCATGGTGCCCACGGGCCCGTCGGAGGGCTCGCGCGTGGTGAGCACGCCGTGCCCCTCCGCGCGCAGCAGGGCCGCCAGCCGCTCCACCTGGGTGGTGGTGCCGGCGCCGTCGAGCCCTTCCAGGACGATGAACCGCCCCTTCCGGACGGCCTTCTTCGCGGCGCTCACCGGGGCAGCAGCGCCGAGGGGTCGTCCAGGCGCAGCTGGCGTCGCAGCTCCAGCATCGTCTCGTAGCCCTTCAGCTCCTCCACCAGCACCTTGCGGCCGGCGACGTAGTTGCGCAGGGCGTACACCAGCAGCCCCAGCGACAGCAGGGCCGCGCCCCACGCCAGGAAGGGCGTGCGGAGCGAGTCGTAGAACAGCTTGCCCGACGCGCCGCCAATCAGCAGGGCGGCAATGGTGGAGATGCCCGAATGGGCGAAGTGCGTCGTGCTCTGGCGGACGGACAGGCTCTCTTGAAGCTGGTCGAGCTGGGTCCGCAGTTCCTGGGTATCAGCGCTCATCACGGAGCCGCGGACCCTACATCAGCCCGCCCCACCCGTCGAGTCGCCACCCTGCTCCCCCACCGACCGTCGGCCCTCCAACGGCCTGCTCCCACCTGCCAGCTCCTACCTGCCTGCTCTCACCTGCCTGCTCCCAGGCGAGCCCCGCCGGGCTCATCCCCTCCATCACCTGTACGCACAGGGTCCAACAGGTTGCCTTGCGAGCCCGGGGCCCGCGCGCTACATGCGCCCAGGACATGCAGCCCTCCCGGCGGACCGACCCTTCCATGAGTCACGACACCCAGCTCTCCTCCATCGAGGACGCCATCCGCGACATCCGCGACGGCAAGTTCGTCATCGTCGCCGACGACGA
Proteins encoded:
- the tmk gene encoding dTMP kinase → MSAAKKAVRKGRFIVLEGLDGAGTTTQVERLAALLRAEGHGVLTTREPSDGPVGTMIRQALTGRLGMPGGAGPLSPETLALLFAADRTDHLSARVLPALAEGKVVLCDRYVLSSLAYQGASLPMEWVDAVNACAVSPDLTLFVGVAPEVAARRRAARGGAPELFEADEAQRRIAKQYVAAIKLRAKRERIVHVDGEQGIEAVTDASMKEIRKLLGRKR